One window of Salegentibacter sp. Hel_I_6 genomic DNA carries:
- a CDS encoding acyl-CoA dehydrogenase family protein, with protein sequence MRTDNFQAPDYYNIDELLTDEHKIVRDAAREWVKREVSPIIEDAAQKAEFPKSIISGLAEIGAFGPYIPEEYGGAGLDQISYGLIMQEIERGDSGVRSTASVQSSLVMYPIYTYGTEEQRKKYLPKLASGEFMGCFGLTEPDHGSNPGGMTTNFKDKGDHYLLNGAKMWISNAPFADIAIVWAKDENGRIHGLILERGMEGFSTPETHNKWSLRASATGELIFDNVKVPKENLMPNKSGLGAPLGCLDSARYGISWGAIGAAMDCYDTALRYAKERVQFDKPIAGTQLQQKKLAEMITEITKAQLIAWRLGVLKNEGKATSAQISMAKRNNVEMALNIAREARQILGGMGITGEYSIMRHMMNLESVITYEGTHDIHLLITGMDITGIPAFQ encoded by the coding sequence ATGAGAACAGATAACTTCCAGGCTCCAGATTATTATAATATTGATGAGCTACTAACCGATGAACACAAGATAGTTCGCGATGCTGCCCGGGAATGGGTAAAACGCGAAGTTTCTCCCATAATTGAAGATGCTGCACAAAAAGCAGAATTCCCTAAATCTATCATAAGCGGTTTAGCTGAAATTGGAGCTTTTGGCCCTTATATTCCGGAAGAATATGGTGGTGCAGGCCTGGATCAAATCTCATACGGACTTATTATGCAGGAAATTGAACGTGGTGATAGTGGCGTTCGTTCTACCGCCTCTGTGCAAAGTTCACTGGTGATGTATCCTATCTACACTTACGGGACAGAAGAACAACGCAAAAAATACCTTCCAAAATTAGCCTCGGGAGAATTTATGGGCTGTTTTGGGCTTACCGAACCAGATCACGGCTCTAATCCCGGTGGGATGACCACCAACTTTAAAGACAAAGGCGATCATTATTTATTAAATGGGGCTAAAATGTGGATCTCTAATGCACCTTTTGCAGATATTGCTATAGTTTGGGCAAAAGATGAAAACGGCCGTATTCATGGTCTTATCCTAGAAAGAGGAATGGAAGGCTTTTCTACTCCTGAAACTCATAATAAATGGTCACTTCGAGCCAGCGCAACCGGCGAACTTATTTTTGACAATGTAAAAGTGCCCAAAGAAAATCTAATGCCGAATAAAAGCGGGCTTGGCGCTCCATTGGGTTGTCTTGATTCTGCCCGCTACGGAATTTCATGGGGTGCGATTGGTGCTGCAATGGATTGCTACGATACCGCTCTAAGATATGCAAAAGAACGTGTTCAGTTTGATAAACCAATTGCAGGCACGCAACTTCAGCAGAAAAAATTAGCAGAAATGATTACCGAGATCACCAAAGCGCAGCTTATAGCGTGGAGACTGGGCGTTCTTAAAAATGAAGGAAAAGCAACATCGGCTCAAATCTCTATGGCTAAAAGAAATAATGTTGAAATGGCTTTAAACATCGCCAGGGAAGCGCGCCAAATCTTAGGCGGAATGGGAATTACCGGTGAATATAGCATTATGCGACATATGATGAACCTGGAAAGTGTAATTACTTATGAAGGTACTCACGATATTCATTTATTAATTACAGGCATGGATATTACCGGGATACCGGCTTTTCAGTAA
- a CDS encoding tRNA1(Val) (adenine(37)-N6)-methyltransferase, which produces MSEKAFQFKEFSIEQDRCAMKIGTDGVLLGAWASLEQQPDSILDIGTGTGLIALMLAQRSPALLIDALEIDEDAYEQAVENFEQSNWGDRLFCYHAAFDEFVEEMQDEEDKYELIISNPPFYEPPLTPPMSENSISSARQNARFYDALPFSELIGGVSKLLHPQGEFNTIIPHKEETGFIALASKFGLFPKQITRVRGTRSSEIKRSLLNFTFNKTSIEESELIIEISRHNYTDAYKKLVKDFYLKL; this is translated from the coding sequence ATGTCAGAAAAAGCATTTCAGTTTAAAGAATTCAGTATAGAGCAGGATCGATGCGCTATGAAAATTGGCACCGACGGCGTTCTACTCGGCGCCTGGGCTTCCCTGGAGCAACAACCAGATAGCATTCTTGATATTGGCACAGGAACAGGTTTAATTGCATTAATGCTCGCACAACGCTCTCCTGCCCTTCTTATTGATGCTTTGGAAATCGACGAAGATGCATATGAACAGGCTGTAGAAAATTTTGAACAAAGCAATTGGGGAGACAGACTATTTTGCTATCACGCCGCTTTTGATGAATTTGTGGAAGAAATGCAGGATGAAGAAGATAAATATGAGCTTATTATTTCCAATCCTCCATTTTATGAGCCCCCTCTAACTCCCCCAATGAGCGAGAATTCAATTTCCAGTGCTAGACAAAATGCAAGGTTTTATGATGCTCTCCCTTTTTCTGAATTAATTGGAGGTGTTTCAAAATTACTTCATCCACAAGGGGAGTTTAACACGATTATTCCGCATAAAGAGGAAACAGGTTTTATAGCGCTGGCCAGCAAATTTGGTCTTTTTCCGAAGCAAATTACAAGGGTTAGAGGCACAAGATCTTCAGAAATAAAAAGAAGTCTATTGAATTTCACCTTCAATAAAACTTCCATAGAAGAAAGTGAACTTATTATTGAAATTTCACGGCATAATTATACAGATGCTTATAAAAAGCTTGTAAAAGACTTCTATCTTAAATTATAA
- the tsf gene encoding translation elongation factor Ts translates to MAKITAAEVNKLRKATGAGMMDCKKALVEVDGDFDKAIEVLRKKGQKVAAKRADRDSAEGAAIAKVNDDNTKGIIISLNCETDFVAKNDDFVKMANSFADIALQVSSKEELLKADYNGISVEDKLTEQTGVIGEKIEIGSFKTLEAPFVGSYIHAGNKIAVLTGLSKNVEGADEAAKNVSMQAAAMNPVALNEEGVDQTTIEKEIEIAKDTLRQEGKPEEMLDNIAKGKIKRYFKDNTLVNQDYIKDSKQSVAAYVKSVDSDLQVVAFERVALGE, encoded by the coding sequence ATGGCTAAGATAACCGCCGCAGAAGTAAACAAATTAAGAAAAGCTACCGGTGCAGGTATGATGGATTGTAAAAAAGCACTTGTAGAAGTAGATGGTGATTTTGATAAAGCTATTGAAGTACTTCGTAAAAAAGGCCAAAAAGTTGCTGCTAAAAGAGCTGATAGAGATTCGGCTGAAGGTGCTGCTATTGCTAAAGTAAACGACGATAATACTAAAGGTATTATCATCTCTCTTAACTGTGAAACCGACTTTGTTGCTAAAAACGATGATTTCGTGAAAATGGCAAATAGTTTTGCTGATATCGCTTTGCAGGTTTCTTCTAAAGAAGAATTGCTAAAAGCTGATTATAACGGAATTTCAGTTGAAGATAAATTAACTGAGCAAACCGGTGTAATTGGAGAAAAAATAGAGATAGGATCTTTTAAAACTCTTGAAGCTCCATTTGTAGGTTCTTATATTCACGCGGGTAATAAAATTGCTGTTCTAACCGGACTTTCTAAAAATGTTGAAGGCGCTGATGAAGCTGCTAAAAATGTTTCTATGCAAGCTGCAGCAATGAATCCAGTTGCCCTTAACGAAGAAGGTGTAGATCAAACTACAATTGAAAAAGAGATCGAGATCGCTAAAGATACCCTTCGCCAGGAAGGAAAGCCTGAAGAAATGCTTGACAATATCGCTAAAGGTAAAATCAAACGTTACTTTAAGGACAACACTCTTGTTAATCAAGACTATATTAAAGACAGCAAACAAAGCGTTGCAGCTTACGTAAAATCTGTAGATTCAGATCTTCAGGTTGTAGCTTTTGAAAGAGTTGCTTTAGGAGAATAA
- the rpsB gene encoding 30S ribosomal protein S2: MANKVEVKELLDAGVHFGHLTRRWNPNMAPYIYMERNGIHIINLYKSAAKMQEAGDALAKIAASGRKILFVATKKQAKEIVAEHAEKANMPYITERWPGGMLTNFVTIRRAVKKMASIDRMKKDGTFNTLSKKERLQVDRLRAKLEKNLGSISDMSRLPGALFVVDITREHIAIKEAQKLNIPIFAMVDTNSDPREVEYVIPSNDDASKSINKVVSYVADSIVEGLSERKASKDSKKDKAENEEKEPKAPKAAVKQPEAEAPSKDAEDKKAMKEAKKDVKLESKKETLDKASSNEEE, encoded by the coding sequence ATGGCAAACAAAGTAGAAGTAAAAGAATTACTTGATGCAGGTGTACATTTTGGACACCTTACAAGAAGATGGAATCCAAATATGGCCCCATATATTTATATGGAGCGTAATGGGATTCACATCATCAACTTATATAAGAGTGCTGCTAAAATGCAGGAGGCAGGTGATGCCCTTGCAAAAATTGCAGCCAGCGGTAGAAAAATACTTTTCGTAGCTACCAAGAAACAAGCTAAAGAAATTGTAGCTGAACATGCTGAAAAAGCTAACATGCCATACATTACCGAGCGTTGGCCCGGTGGTATGCTTACCAACTTCGTAACTATTCGTAGAGCCGTTAAAAAAATGGCCTCCATAGATAGAATGAAGAAAGATGGTACCTTTAATACACTTTCTAAAAAAGAACGTCTTCAGGTAGATCGTTTAAGAGCTAAATTAGAAAAGAACCTTGGTTCAATTTCTGATATGAGCAGACTTCCAGGAGCGCTTTTTGTAGTTGATATCACTCGTGAACACATTGCTATTAAAGAAGCTCAAAAATTAAACATTCCAATTTTCGCTATGGTTGATACAAACTCAGATCCTCGTGAGGTTGAGTACGTAATTCCATCTAATGACGATGCTTCAAAGTCTATCAACAAAGTTGTTTCTTATGTTGCAGATTCTATTGTAGAAGGTCTTTCTGAAAGAAAAGCTTCTAAAGATTCTAAAAAAGATAAAGCAGAAAACGAAGAAAAAGAGCCTAAAGCACCAAAGGCTGCCGTAAAGCAACCAGAGGCTGAAGCTCCTTCTAAAGATGCTGAAGACAAAAAGGCGATGAAAGAAGCCAAAAAAGATGTAAAACTTGAATCTAAGAAAGAAACCTTAGATAAAGCTTCATCTAACGAAGAAGAATAA
- the rpsI gene encoding 30S ribosomal protein S9: protein MEVIHKIGRRKTAVARVYVSEGSGKFSVNKKDLKDYFTTGPLLYKVNQALNLTGNDENFDITANVYGGGITGQAEAIRLALARAMVELDAENRAVLKPEGLMTRDPRMVERKKFGQKKARKKFQFSKR, encoded by the coding sequence ATGGAGGTTATTCACAAAATTGGCCGTAGAAAAACGGCGGTTGCGCGTGTTTACGTTTCTGAAGGAAGCGGGAAATTTAGCGTAAACAAAAAAGACCTTAAAGACTACTTTACCACAGGTCCTTTACTTTACAAAGTAAACCAGGCCCTAAACCTTACCGGCAATGACGAGAACTTCGACATTACTGCAAATGTTTATGGTGGTGGTATTACAGGACAGGCAGAAGCTATTCGTCTTGCACTTGCAAGAGCAATGGTAGAACTGGATGCAGAGAACAGAGCGGTGTTAAAACCAGAAGGTTTAATGACCAGAGACCCAAGAATGGTAGAGCGTAAGAAATTTGGACAGAAGAAAGCCCGTAAGAAATTTCAGTTCTCTAAGCGTTAA
- the rplM gene encoding 50S ribosomal protein L13: protein MDTLSYKTVSANKATVTKDWVHVDAEGQTLGRLSSKVAKLLRGKHKPNFTPHVDCGDNVIVTNAEKINLTGKKWDSKEYIRHTGYPGGQKSLTAAELFEKNPERLIEKSVKGMLPKNKLGADLFRNLKVYAGTDHDHTAQKPKTINLNDLK, encoded by the coding sequence GTGGACACATTAAGCTACAAAACAGTATCAGCCAACAAGGCTACCGTGACCAAAGATTGGGTACACGTAGATGCTGAAGGACAGACGCTAGGCCGCCTATCATCTAAAGTAGCCAAGCTACTAAGAGGTAAGCACAAGCCTAACTTCACCCCGCACGTTGATTGTGGTGATAACGTAATCGTTACCAACGCAGAAAAGATCAACTTAACCGGTAAGAAATGGGATTCGAAAGAATACATTCGTCACACCGGCTACCCTGGGGGACAAAAAAGTCTAACAGCCGCTGAATTATTCGAAAAGAATCCTGAGAGATTAATCGAAAAATCAGTAAAAGGAATGCTACCAAAAAACAAACTTGGAGCAGACCTATTCAGAAATTTAAAGGTTTACGCAGGAACAGATCACGATCATACTGCACAAAAACCTAAAACTATTAACTTAAACGATCTTAAGTAA